A genomic region of Candidatus Aegiribacteria sp. contains the following coding sequences:
- a CDS encoding coenzyme F420-0:L-glutamate ligase: MRKNTIIARGISWERIPVKTRLILKGDNLLEVIVDGLKQADVVPLQDDILFVSEKAVGASQGRYYLLDDGSLKPRRLATLLSRFVTKTPGGIGLGIPETMECALRECGIPRILFAAFVSALSKLFGRKGDFYRIAGTKARSIDGPTSGTIPPFNRAVSLAPENPDGVSRTISEHFSCKAAVVDVNDLGGNILGVYPPEVEKDLLIEILSDNPLGQGTASTPVGIVRKA; this comes from the coding sequence ATGAGAAAGAATACAATAATCGCAAGAGGGATCTCCTGGGAACGGATACCTGTGAAAACCAGGCTGATCCTCAAAGGAGATAATCTCCTCGAAGTAATCGTAGATGGGCTTAAGCAGGCTGATGTAGTACCCCTGCAGGATGACATTCTATTTGTTAGCGAAAAAGCCGTAGGGGCGAGCCAGGGCAGGTATTATCTGCTGGATGACGGTTCTCTGAAACCTCGTCGCCTTGCCACTCTTCTAAGCAGGTTCGTCACAAAAACACCAGGGGGCATCGGTCTGGGAATTCCAGAAACAATGGAATGCGCGCTGCGGGAATGCGGAATACCAAGAATTCTATTTGCGGCTTTCGTGAGCGCATTGAGCAAACTGTTCGGTAGAAAGGGTGATTTCTATCGTATAGCCGGGACAAAAGCCAGATCAATTGACGGACCTACAAGCGGAACAATACCGCCATTCAACAGAGCGGTAAGCCTTGCCCCTGAAAATCCCGATGGAGTCTCCAGAACAATTTCAGAACACTTCAGCTGCAAAGCAGCGGTTGTTGATGTAAACGACCTCGGTGGCAACATTCTAGGAGTTTATCCTCCAGAAGTTGAAAAAGATCTTCTTATTGAAATTCTCAGTGACAATCCTCTGGGCCAGGGGACAGCAAGCACCCCCGTAGGAATAGTACGAAAAGCCTGA